A single genomic interval of Asinibacterium sp. OR53 harbors:
- a CDS encoding YebC/PmpR family DNA-binding transcriptional regulator, which translates to MGRIFEVRKATMFARWDRMAKQFTRVGKEIVIAVKAGGPDPATNPALRRCFQNARSVGMPKDRVEAAIKRAQGKDTSNYEEILYEGYAPHGVALLVETATDNHVRTVANVKSHFNKGNGAMGNTGSVSFQFKKMGVFKLKPEGLDSDELELELIDHGLEELGESTDDNGNAILVLRCAFVDFGKLQKALEDKGITPISAELEWIPTTTVPVSDAQAEDVSKLIERLEQDEDVNKVFHNMA; encoded by the coding sequence ATGGGAAGGATTTTTGAAGTTCGTAAAGCCACCATGTTTGCCCGTTGGGACCGGATGGCCAAGCAGTTTACACGTGTTGGCAAAGAGATCGTGATAGCCGTTAAAGCCGGCGGCCCCGACCCTGCCACCAACCCCGCCCTTCGCCGTTGTTTCCAGAATGCCAGAAGCGTGGGTATGCCCAAAGACCGCGTGGAAGCGGCCATCAAAAGAGCGCAGGGAAAAGATACCAGCAACTACGAAGAAATTTTATACGAGGGTTATGCCCCTCATGGGGTGGCTTTATTGGTGGAGACCGCTACCGATAACCATGTACGCACAGTAGCCAATGTGAAGAGCCATTTTAACAAAGGGAACGGAGCCATGGGCAATACCGGCAGCGTAAGTTTTCAGTTTAAAAAGATGGGCGTATTCAAATTGAAGCCCGAAGGATTGGATTCCGACGAGCTCGAACTGGAACTGATCGATCATGGCCTGGAAGAGCTCGGTGAAAGTACCGACGATAATGGCAATGCAATATTGGTACTCCGTTGTGCTTTTGTTGACTTCGGCAAATTGCAGAAAGCGCTGGAAGATAAAGGCATTACGCCTATCAGTGCTGAGTTGGAATGGATACCTACTACTACCGTACCCGTAAGTGATGCGCAGGCAGAAGATGTGAGCAAACTGATTGAACGCCTGGAACAAGATGAAGACGTGAACAAAGTGTTCCACAATATGGCATAA
- a CDS encoding PfkB family carbohydrate kinase, whose translation MYDICCIGHITLDKIVTPHQVTHLPGGTAFYFSHAIGNLPVRYHLVTALAEKESALLSSLHERGIAITACPSRHTVYFENIYTSNQNHREQKVAQQADAFSVEQITGLNARIYHLGPLLSGDIPTSVIETLSQKGIVSLDAQGYLRNVKDGKVYPVDWSDKKTVLPYISILKLNETEMEAITGHTHIASAAQALWNWGANEIVITLGSNGSVICKDGAFIAIPAYKPSAVVDATGCGDTYMAGYLYMRTKGAALEDAGKFAAAMATLNIETSGPFTGSESDVLKTLSAGVSFNTATHYL comes from the coding sequence ATGTACGATATCTGCTGCATTGGACATATTACACTCGATAAAATCGTAACACCACACCAGGTAACCCATTTGCCTGGCGGCACTGCTTTTTATTTCTCCCACGCCATTGGAAACCTGCCTGTCCGTTATCACCTGGTTACCGCGCTGGCGGAAAAAGAATCGGCCCTTCTTTCTTCGCTGCATGAACGAGGGATCGCCATTACGGCTTGTCCCAGCAGGCATACCGTTTATTTCGAGAATATTTATACAAGTAACCAGAACCACCGGGAACAGAAAGTAGCCCAGCAGGCCGATGCTTTTTCTGTTGAACAAATAACAGGTCTCAACGCCCGCATATACCATCTTGGCCCATTATTATCCGGCGATATACCCACTTCAGTGATCGAAACTTTGTCCCAAAAAGGAATCGTTTCTCTTGACGCACAAGGTTACCTGCGAAATGTAAAAGATGGAAAAGTGTACCCTGTCGATTGGAGCGATAAGAAAACTGTTCTTCCGTATATAAGTATTTTGAAACTGAATGAAACCGAAATGGAAGCCATCACCGGTCACACCCATATAGCATCTGCGGCACAGGCATTATGGAATTGGGGTGCTAATGAAATAGTGATCACGCTTGGAAGTAACGGATCGGTTATTTGTAAAGATGGAGCATTCATTGCTATTCCGGCATACAAACCAAGTGCTGTTGTAGATGCCACCGGGTGCGGAGACACTTACATGGCAGGCTATCTGTACATGCGTACAAAAGGAGCAGCCCTGGAAGACGCTGGTAAGTTTGCCGCTGCAATGGCCACTTTGAACATTGAAACATCCGGCCCTTTTACCGGCAGTGAATCGGATGTATTGAAAACACTATCAGCAGGCGTTTCTTTCAATACTGCAACACACTATTTATAA
- a CDS encoding amino acid permease: MSLFRKKSLDALIAQAADSEKGLKRTLGPGSLVALGIGAIIGAGLFVRTAAAAGEHAGPAVTFSFLVAAIGCAFAGLCYAEFASMIPIAGSAYTYAYTTMGELVAWVIGWALILEYALGAATVSIAWSEFLNKLLEQFNIGSIPYEWCHSPFEKALDAANVMHQGIMNIPALFILLLLSLLLIKGTQESAIVNGIIVFIKVTIVLVFIFVGWHFVKSANHTPYLIPADAPPAMKPDGTMYSYSGFFKHGWGGVLTGAAIVFFAFIGFDAVSTAAQEAKNPKKDMPVGILGSLVICTLLYVLFSWVLTGVAPYTDFVKSGKEASVAYAIETYMHNYGWLAKAVTIAILAGFSSVILVMLMGQSRVFYTMSTDGLLPKVFSDLHPKFRTPYKSNLILFVFVGAFSAFVPGSVAGDLTSIGTLFAFVLVCAGVWIMRKNDPDRVRPFTTPLVPLVPILGMLVCTAMIISLPNQTLLSAFLWMIIGLVVYFGYSKKNSKLLGQ; this comes from the coding sequence ATGAGTTTATTCAGAAAGAAGTCTTTGGACGCTTTAATAGCCCAGGCTGCTGACTCGGAAAAAGGACTGAAGCGAACGCTGGGTCCCGGTAGCCTGGTAGCGCTGGGTATTGGGGCCATCATTGGCGCTGGTCTCTTCGTGAGGACCGCTGCTGCTGCGGGTGAGCATGCCGGCCCGGCCGTTACTTTCTCCTTCCTCGTTGCAGCCATCGGATGTGCTTTTGCAGGGCTATGTTATGCAGAATTTGCATCCATGATCCCTATTGCCGGTAGTGCTTATACCTATGCATACACTACCATGGGCGAACTGGTTGCCTGGGTCATCGGCTGGGCGCTCATATTGGAATATGCCCTGGGCGCTGCCACCGTTTCCATTGCCTGGAGTGAATTCCTGAATAAGTTATTGGAGCAGTTCAACATCGGTTCGATACCATACGAGTGGTGCCATTCTCCTTTTGAAAAGGCGCTGGATGCCGCTAACGTCATGCACCAAGGCATTATGAACATACCTGCTCTGTTTATTCTCTTGTTGTTGTCTCTCCTGCTTATTAAGGGTACCCAGGAATCGGCTATCGTTAACGGCATCATTGTATTCATCAAGGTTACGATCGTACTGGTATTCATTTTTGTAGGATGGCATTTTGTAAAAAGCGCCAACCATACGCCTTACCTGATCCCTGCCGATGCACCACCTGCTATGAAACCTGATGGTACCATGTACTCCTATTCCGGCTTCTTCAAACACGGATGGGGTGGTGTACTCACCGGTGCAGCAATCGTATTCTTCGCATTCATTGGATTCGACGCGGTATCTACTGCCGCCCAGGAAGCCAAGAACCCCAAGAAAGACATGCCTGTTGGTATATTGGGTTCGCTGGTGATCTGTACTTTATTATATGTATTGTTCTCCTGGGTACTCACCGGCGTGGCCCCTTATACCGATTTCGTAAAATCTGGCAAGGAAGCATCTGTTGCTTATGCTATCGAGACCTATATGCACAATTACGGCTGGCTGGCCAAGGCAGTAACCATTGCAATCCTGGCTGGTTTTTCTTCGGTGATATTGGTGATGCTGATGGGACAAAGCCGCGTATTCTATACCATGTCTACCGATGGATTGCTCCCCAAAGTATTCTCAGACCTGCATCCGAAATTCAGAACGCCTTATAAATCCAATCTCATTCTTTTTGTTTTTGTTGGCGCTTTCTCTGCATTTGTTCCGGGTAGTGTGGCGGGCGACCTGACCAGCATCGGTACACTCTTTGCATTTGTGTTGGTGTGTGCAGGTGTATGGATCATGCGTAAAAATGATCCTGACAGGGTACGGCCTTTCACAACCCCGTTGGTGCCGCTGGTACCCATCCTGGGTATGCTGGTGTGTACAGCGATGATCATTTCTTTGCCCAACCAGACTTTGCTCAGTGCATTCCTGTGGATGATCATTGGCCTGGTGGTTTATTTTGGATACAGTAAGAAAAACAGTAAACTGCTGGGACAGTAA
- a CDS encoding pyridoxal phosphate-dependent aminotransferase: MLKVSQRGQAMPASPIRKLVPFAEAAKKKGTTVYHLNIGQPDIETPPLMLEAVRESHLKVLEYSHSAGNESYRRKLTGYYKSVGIDVDYNQIIVTTGGSEAILFGFMACLDAGDEVIIPEPFYANYNGFAVAAGVKVVPVTSSIDTGFALPPISAFAEKITPRTRAIVICSPNNPTGYLYSEAEMQQLKEIILQYNLYLFSDEAYREFCYEGHQVSAMHLKGVENHVVLMDTISKRYSACGARLGALVTKNTAVLEAVMKFAQARLSPPSFAQIAAEAALDLPADYFNVTRSAYKERRDLLVRRLNAMEGVVCPTPGGAFYAMAQLPVDDTDVFCQWLLEKFSHNNQTVMLAPASGFYGTPGLGKREVRLAYVLNINDINLAMDCLEEALKVYNQSK, translated from the coding sequence ATGCTTAAAGTCAGTCAACGCGGACAGGCCATGCCGGCCTCTCCCATACGAAAATTGGTGCCCTTCGCAGAAGCTGCCAAGAAAAAAGGCACTACTGTTTACCACCTCAACATAGGTCAACCCGATATTGAAACCCCTCCTTTGATGCTGGAAGCGGTGAGGGAAAGTCATTTGAAAGTACTCGAATACAGCCACAGTGCGGGCAATGAAAGTTATCGGCGCAAGCTCACAGGTTATTACAAAAGCGTGGGTATTGATGTGGATTACAACCAGATCATTGTAACCACCGGCGGCAGCGAAGCCATCCTCTTCGGCTTTATGGCCTGCCTGGATGCTGGCGATGAAGTGATCATCCCCGAGCCCTTCTATGCCAACTATAACGGTTTTGCAGTAGCGGCGGGCGTTAAAGTGGTTCCCGTGACATCCAGCATCGACACTGGTTTTGCGCTTCCGCCGATTTCAGCTTTTGCCGAAAAGATCACCCCGCGTACCAGGGCCATTGTTATTTGCAGTCCCAATAACCCTACCGGTTATTTGTACAGCGAAGCGGAAATGCAGCAGTTGAAAGAGATCATCCTGCAATACAATCTCTACCTGTTCTCCGATGAAGCCTACCGGGAATTCTGTTATGAAGGACACCAGGTAAGTGCCATGCATTTAAAAGGTGTGGAAAATCATGTGGTGCTGATGGATACCATCAGTAAAAGATACAGCGCCTGCGGCGCGCGGCTCGGTGCATTGGTTACAAAAAATACGGCTGTACTGGAAGCTGTAATGAAATTCGCCCAGGCCAGGCTCAGTCCCCCCAGTTTTGCCCAGATCGCCGCTGAAGCTGCGCTTGATCTACCTGCCGATTATTTTAATGTTACCCGTTCAGCATATAAAGAAAGGCGTGACCTGCTGGTGCGGCGCCTCAATGCCATGGAAGGCGTTGTTTGTCCCACCCCTGGAGGCGCATTCTATGCCATGGCCCAATTACCGGTTGACGATACGGATGTCTTTTGCCAGTGGTTACTGGAAAAATTCAGCCATAACAACCAAACGGTGATGCTGGCACCGGCCAGCGGATTTTATGGAACACCCGGTTTGGGCAAGCGTGAAGTGCGTCTGGCGTACGTATTAAATATAAATGATATTAATTTGGCAATGGATTGCCTGGAGGAGGCGTTAAAGGTATATAATCAATCTAAATAA
- a CDS encoding thiamine pyrophosphate-dependent enzyme, giving the protein MESTTTVEQRTDMLSFDGFRNAVMQDYRIAVVSREVSLLGRREVLTGKAKFGIFGDGKEVAQVAMAKFFQKGDFRSGYYRDQTFMFATGLATVEQYFAQLYADPDLEHDPFSAGRQMNAHFATPFVDEAGNWLDLANRKNISSDIAPTAGQMPRSLGLAFASKCFRSSTHKKELEHLSNNGNEICFCTIGDASTTEGHFWETMNAAGVLQVPLAVFVWDDGYGISVPKNIQTTKGSISTALRGFQKGEDTNGINIYKVKAWDYAGMCEVFEEALHQLRDTHVPVLFHVEEVTQPQGHSTSGSHERYKSPERLEWEKEWDCLKKMKEWMIENELATADELAELEAEAKTHVRESRNLAWEKYVAPIKAQAAQAAELIRGTMVNDIDLYGKLQQQAKDLQNNKEPLRRDVLRTLALAMELAPQSPSVAELKAYSQSLWEESKELYNSHLYNEGPKSAMNVQEVKPLIPSDAPLVNGYEVLNKYFDALFTSNPKVYAFGEDVGHIGDVNQGFAGLQDKHGKDRILDTGIRELTIVGQGIGMALRGLRPIAEIQYLDYLLYGLQPLSDDVATMHFRTKGQHSCPLIIRTRGHRLEGIWHSGSPLGMMINALRGLYICVPRNMVQAAGFYNTLLQSNDPAIVVECLNGYRLKEKLPSNLLEFTVPLGIPEVIREGTDITIVSYGSTLRIIQDATDRLAKEGISCEVIDVQTLLPFDIHHQIVESLKKTSRIVFIDEDVPGGASAYMYNKVMEEQKGYQWLDAAPRTITAKAHRTGYGSDGDYFGKPNAEEIINVIRAVMAE; this is encoded by the coding sequence ATGGAATCGACGACCACAGTTGAACAAAGAACCGATATGCTTTCTTTCGATGGCTTCAGAAATGCAGTAATGCAGGATTACCGCATTGCTGTGGTAAGCAGGGAAGTGAGCCTTTTAGGAAGAAGGGAAGTGCTTACCGGCAAAGCCAAGTTCGGCATTTTTGGTGATGGCAAAGAAGTGGCGCAGGTAGCCATGGCCAAGTTTTTTCAGAAGGGCGATTTCAGAAGCGGGTATTACCGCGACCAGACTTTTATGTTCGCAACAGGACTGGCAACGGTTGAACAATATTTTGCACAACTCTATGCCGATCCGGATCTCGAACACGATCCGTTCAGTGCAGGCAGGCAGATGAATGCGCATTTTGCAACGCCTTTTGTGGATGAAGCGGGCAATTGGTTAGACCTGGCCAATCGAAAAAATATTTCATCAGATATTGCACCAACAGCCGGACAAATGCCGCGCTCATTGGGATTGGCATTCGCTTCCAAATGTTTCCGCAGTTCTACACACAAAAAAGAACTGGAGCACCTGAGTAACAATGGGAATGAAATTTGTTTCTGTACCATTGGCGATGCCAGTACTACTGAAGGTCATTTCTGGGAAACCATGAATGCTGCCGGCGTACTACAAGTACCACTCGCTGTTTTTGTGTGGGATGATGGTTATGGTATTTCCGTTCCCAAGAATATACAAACTACTAAAGGCTCCATTTCCACTGCGTTGAGAGGATTTCAGAAAGGAGAAGATACCAACGGTATCAACATATACAAAGTGAAGGCCTGGGATTATGCCGGTATGTGTGAAGTGTTTGAAGAAGCATTGCATCAGTTGAGAGATACTCATGTACCAGTTTTATTTCACGTAGAAGAAGTAACACAACCGCAAGGGCATTCAACCAGCGGAAGTCACGAAAGATACAAATCGCCTGAGCGGTTGGAATGGGAAAAGGAATGGGATTGTTTGAAGAAGATGAAAGAGTGGATGATTGAAAACGAACTGGCAACGGCAGATGAATTGGCCGAACTGGAAGCCGAAGCCAAAACCCATGTGCGCGAAAGCAGGAACCTGGCCTGGGAAAAATACGTAGCGCCCATCAAAGCACAGGCAGCCCAAGCTGCTGAGCTCATCAGGGGCACTATGGTCAATGATATCGATCTCTATGGCAAGTTGCAGCAACAGGCAAAAGATTTGCAGAACAATAAAGAGCCGTTGCGCAGGGATGTGCTTCGCACACTCGCACTGGCCATGGAACTGGCGCCGCAATCGCCTTCTGTTGCTGAGTTGAAAGCATATAGCCAGTCGTTATGGGAAGAAAGCAAAGAATTGTACAACAGCCACCTGTACAACGAAGGGCCCAAGAGCGCCATGAACGTGCAGGAAGTAAAACCACTTATTCCGTCCGACGCTCCGTTGGTGAACGGCTACGAAGTGCTCAATAAATATTTCGATGCTTTGTTTACATCCAATCCCAAAGTCTATGCTTTTGGTGAAGACGTTGGACATATCGGTGATGTGAACCAGGGTTTTGCGGGATTGCAGGATAAACACGGGAAAGACAGGATACTGGATACCGGTATCCGCGAACTGACCATTGTTGGACAGGGTATTGGTATGGCTTTGCGCGGTTTGAGACCGATTGCAGAAATACAGTACCTCGACTATCTCCTGTACGGATTGCAGCCGTTGAGCGATGATGTAGCTACCATGCATTTCCGTACTAAAGGACAGCATAGCTGTCCGCTCATCATACGTACCCGCGGTCACAGGCTCGAAGGCATCTGGCACAGTGGTTCGCCGTTGGGCATGATGATCAATGCACTGCGTGGTCTCTATATCTGTGTTCCCCGGAACATGGTGCAGGCCGCCGGTTTCTATAATACTTTATTGCAATCGAACGATCCGGCCATTGTGGTGGAATGCCTGAACGGGTATCGTTTGAAAGAAAAATTACCTTCCAATCTGCTTGAGTTCACTGTTCCGCTGGGAATACCCGAAGTGATCAGGGAAGGAACAGACATCACAATAGTATCTTATGGTTCTACGCTGCGCATCATACAGGATGCGACAGACAGGCTTGCTAAAGAAGGTATCAGTTGCGAAGTGATCGACGTGCAAACCTTGCTGCCTTTCGATATCCATCACCAGATCGTTGAATCTTTGAAAAAAACAAGTCGCATTGTTTTCATTGATGAGGACGTACCGGGCGGCGCTTCAGCCTATATGTACAACAAAGTGATGGAGGAACAGAAAGGATACCAGTGGCTCGATGCAGCGCCGCGTACCATCACCGCCAAAGCACACAGGACGGGTTATGGAAGCGATGGTGATTATTTTGGTAAACCCAATGCCGAAGAGATCATCAATGTTATCCGTGCAGTGATGGCGGAATAA
- a CDS encoding DedA family protein, translating into MLDTMLAAGFHWSQLLQPQFYIEHGGLWLLLFVVFAETGLFAGFFLPGDSLLFVAGIYSSNLANEIFPTGNEYLDLVVLLVLIAAAGIIGNATGYWFGKKVGPAMYGWKENLLFKRHYLTQAHDFYEKYGGRAIIIARFIPIIRTFAPIIAGIVEMDGKKFTFFNIIGCVSWVFSMLFAGHFLQKWILTQFGFDLKQHLEVIVLGIVLVTTAPVLIKLFSVRKTKV; encoded by the coding sequence ATGTTAGATACGATGTTAGCGGCGGGATTTCACTGGAGCCAGTTATTGCAACCACAATTCTATATAGAACATGGCGGACTATGGCTCCTGTTGTTTGTGGTGTTTGCGGAAACCGGACTGTTCGCAGGTTTTTTCCTGCCGGGCGACAGCCTGCTTTTTGTAGCAGGTATCTACAGTTCCAATCTTGCCAATGAAATATTTCCAACCGGAAACGAATACCTCGACCTGGTGGTATTATTGGTATTGATTGCTGCAGCCGGTATCATTGGTAATGCTACGGGATATTGGTTCGGTAAAAAAGTAGGTCCCGCTATGTACGGATGGAAGGAAAACCTGTTGTTCAAACGACACTACCTCACGCAGGCGCATGATTTTTATGAAAAATATGGCGGAAGGGCTATCATCATCGCACGATTCATTCCTATCATCCGCACTTTCGCACCCATCATTGCAGGGATCGTTGAAATGGATGGGAAAAAATTCACTTTTTTTAATATCATAGGATGCGTGTCATGGGTGTTCAGCATGCTGTTCGCCGGCCATTTCCTGCAGAAATGGATACTGACACAATTCGGTTTCGATTTGAAACAACACCTGGAAGTGATTGTATTGGGTATTGTACTGGTGACCACAGCGCCGGTATTGATCAAGTTGTTCTCAGTCAGGAAAACAAAAGTTTAA
- a CDS encoding thiol-disulfide oxidoreductase DCC family protein, translated as MNDVILFDGLCNLCNNSVQFVIRRDPGRRFRFASLQSEFGKKFLLAHHLPENDYNSFILFENGSVFTRSTAALRVIKKLNGGWPVLYALIVTPRFLRDGIYNVVARNRYRWFGKRNACWVPTSELNDLFFD; from the coding sequence ATGAACGATGTGATTCTCTTTGACGGACTATGTAACCTGTGTAATAACAGTGTGCAGTTCGTGATCCGCAGGGACCCCGGGAGGCGGTTTCGTTTTGCCTCTCTGCAAAGTGAATTCGGCAAAAAATTTCTGTTGGCACATCATTTACCGGAAAACGATTACAACAGTTTTATTTTATTTGAAAATGGCAGCGTATTTACCCGTTCTACCGCAGCGCTGCGCGTTATAAAAAAACTAAACGGGGGGTGGCCGGTCTTGTATGCATTGATCGTCACCCCCCGTTTTTTACGTGATGGGATATATAATGTTGTTGCACGCAACCGCTACCGATGGTTTGGAAAAAGGAACGCCTGCTGGGTTCCTACATCGGAATTAAATGATCTTTTTTTCGATTGA
- a CDS encoding gluconate:H+ symporter — MSLLATLLATILLLVLLISFCKINPFISFLIVAFIAGRLLGIPFQQLASSVQKGIGDMAGSTLIVLCSGAMIGKLVAVSGAAEVIASRMMRIFGERYIQWGMLFTGFIIGIPIFYNVGFVLVVPIIFTLAHQYKLPIVFVGLPMLASLSVAHGFLPPHPSPSALVSIFHADLGKTLLWGLIVAFPTLVLAGPVFSSIIKNIRPVGEPPLIAHLKKPDQLPSVFNSFFSALLPVFLLILTSFIKYLVPDQSLAGQAASFISEPSVLMILSVLFCSLSLGVFLGKTMKQVMSLFEEAIKEIAVLILIIACSGALKQVITDSGAGNQIAEFFKQSQVNPLLLGWIIAATLRVCIGSATAAGLTAAGIILPLMSHSSINPSLMVLSIGSGSLMFSHVNDPGFWMFKEYFNLSLKDTFRSWSLMETIVSVVGLAGVMLLNTFL, encoded by the coding sequence ATGTCTTTGCTTGCCACCCTCCTTGCTACAATTTTACTATTGGTATTGCTGATTAGTTTTTGTAAGATCAATCCTTTCATTTCTTTTTTGATCGTTGCTTTTATAGCCGGCCGCTTGTTGGGAATACCTTTCCAACAACTCGCCTCCTCTGTTCAGAAAGGGATCGGCGACATGGCCGGCTCTACATTGATCGTATTGTGTTCGGGTGCCATGATTGGCAAACTGGTGGCTGTCAGCGGTGCCGCAGAAGTCATCGCAAGCAGGATGATGCGTATTTTTGGAGAACGCTACATCCAGTGGGGCATGCTGTTTACCGGTTTCATCATCGGCATTCCCATCTTTTACAATGTAGGATTTGTTTTAGTGGTGCCCATCATATTTACATTGGCACATCAATATAAATTACCCATTGTTTTTGTTGGCTTACCCATGCTTGCTTCCTTATCTGTAGCACATGGTTTTTTACCACCACACCCCTCGCCCTCTGCCCTGGTTTCTATATTTCATGCAGACCTGGGCAAGACCTTGCTATGGGGACTGATCGTTGCTTTCCCCACGTTGGTTCTGGCCGGACCTGTTTTTTCTTCTATCATCAAAAATATTCGACCGGTTGGTGAACCGCCACTGATAGCCCATTTAAAAAAACCAGATCAGCTTCCTTCGGTATTCAACAGTTTTTTTTCTGCCTTGTTGCCTGTTTTTTTATTGATACTCACTTCTTTTATCAAATACCTGGTGCCAGATCAGTCATTAGCCGGACAGGCCGCTTCATTTATCAGTGAGCCTTCTGTTTTAATGATATTGTCGGTTTTGTTTTGCAGTCTCTCTTTAGGTGTTTTTTTGGGTAAAACCATGAAGCAGGTAATGAGTTTATTTGAAGAAGCCATTAAAGAAATAGCGGTACTTATTTTAATCATCGCTTGTTCGGGTGCTTTAAAACAAGTAATCACCGATAGTGGAGCCGGCAACCAGATCGCTGAGTTCTTTAAGCAATCACAGGTGAATCCACTTTTATTGGGCTGGATCATTGCTGCAACATTACGGGTATGCATCGGTTCGGCTACTGCTGCCGGTTTAACTGCTGCGGGGATTATTTTACCATTGATGAGCCACTCGTCTATCAACCCCAGTCTCATGGTATTATCCATCGGCTCGGGGAGCCTGATGTTTTCTCATGTCAACGACCCTGGATTCTGGATGTTCAAAGAATACTTCAATCTCTCTCTGAAAGATACCTTCCGCTCCTGGTCTTTAATGGAAACCATTGTATCGGTAGTTGGTTTAGCGGGCGTGATGTTATTGAATACCTTCTTATGA
- a CDS encoding dicarboxylate/amino acid:cation symporter — protein MKQSNKLTIYIIISMLAGIALGYLVHLNASTDTIQVFSKNIKLLTTIFLRLVQMIIAPLVFSTLVVGIAKLGDLKTVGRVGGKALLWFVSASLVSLLLGMLLVNLFKPGAGIDLSNADVSGAKDLVGKTQEFSLAKFVEHVFPKSVIEAMATNEILQLVIFSIFFGIATAALGEKAKIVVKGLDAVAHVILKMVGYVMNFAPIGVFGAIAAVIATKGLEVFWFYGKYLLFFIIGIASLWLVLLLAGFLILKNRLPALLKRIVSPLIVAFSTTSSEAVFPKLTEELEGFGCKDKIVSFILPLGYSFNLDGSMMYMTFASLAIAQAYGVHIDLGTQLTMLIVLMLTSKGIAGVPRASLVVVTATCAMFNIPPEGIALILPIDHFCDMFRTATNVLGNALATTVVSKWEGALEHSVTNQ, from the coding sequence ATGAAGCAATCTAACAAGCTTACCATATATATTATTATTTCCATGTTAGCCGGTATCGCACTCGGGTACCTTGTTCACCTCAACGCTTCCACAGATACTATCCAGGTCTTTTCAAAAAATATCAAATTACTCACCACCATTTTCCTGCGGCTGGTGCAGATGATCATTGCGCCCCTGGTATTTTCCACCCTGGTAGTGGGGATTGCCAAACTGGGCGACCTTAAAACCGTAGGCCGGGTAGGGGGTAAGGCATTGCTGTGGTTCGTATCGGCATCGTTGGTCAGTCTTTTACTGGGGATGCTGTTGGTGAACCTGTTTAAACCGGGCGCAGGTATCGATCTGAGTAATGCAGACGTGAGTGGCGCAAAAGACCTGGTGGGCAAGACACAGGAATTCAGCCTGGCCAAATTTGTGGAGCATGTTTTTCCCAAGAGTGTGATAGAAGCCATGGCCACCAATGAAATACTGCAACTGGTGATCTTCAGTATTTTCTTTGGTATTGCAACGGCGGCTTTGGGAGAAAAAGCCAAAATAGTGGTGAAGGGTTTGGATGCCGTGGCCCATGTGATATTGAAAATGGTAGGCTATGTGATGAACTTCGCACCCATTGGCGTTTTCGGAGCTATCGCTGCAGTCATTGCTACCAAAGGACTCGAAGTGTTCTGGTTCTATGGGAAATATCTTTTATTCTTTATAATAGGTATCGCATCGCTATGGCTGGTGTTATTGCTCGCCGGTTTTCTCATTCTTAAGAACAGGCTACCTGCGCTGCTTAAAAGAATTGTATCGCCATTGATCGTGGCGTTCAGTACCACCAGCAGCGAAGCGGTATTCCCCAAACTCACGGAAGAACTGGAGGGCTTTGGTTGTAAAGACAAGATCGTTTCCTTCATATTGCCGTTGGGTTATTCTTTTAACCTCGACGGCAGCATGATGTACATGACTTTTGCCAGCCTGGCCATTGCACAGGCTTATGGCGTACACATTGACCTGGGCACGCAGCTGACCATGCTGATTGTGCTGATGCTGACCAGCAAAGGAATTGCAGGTGTTCCCCGCGCTTCACTGGTAGTGGTAACAGCTACCTGTGCCATGTTCAATATCCCGCCGGAAGGAATTGCACTCATACTTCCGATCGATCATTTTTGCGATATGTTCCGTACAGCCACCAACGTGCTGGGGAACGCACTGGCTACTACCGTTGTAAGCAAATGGGAAGGAGCGCTTGAACATTCTGTTACCAACCAATAA
- a CDS encoding DUF1573 domain-containing protein — protein sequence MKKVLTFVLMLTTIAVFAQNEVKDAKFSESVYKFGKIKHNVPATHIFTVTNTGDKPLIIEFASASCGCTTPEYSKDPILKGKTATIKVTYNAANMGAFKKDVTVKFASAQQPVVLSIEGEVVDAATTKSSK from the coding sequence ATGAAAAAAGTGCTCACATTTGTTCTTATGCTGACTACTATTGCTGTCTTTGCACAGAATGAAGTGAAAGACGCTAAGTTCAGCGAATCTGTTTACAAGTTCGGTAAGATCAAGCACAATGTTCCTGCCACACATATTTTCACTGTTACCAATACGGGCGACAAACCCCTGATCATTGAATTCGCAAGTGCTTCCTGCGGATGCACCACGCCTGAGTATTCAAAAGATCCGATTCTCAAGGGCAAAACTGCGACCATCAAAGTAACTTACAATGCTGCCAACATGGGGGCTTTCAAAAAAGATGTAACCGTTAAGTTTGCCAGCGCGCAACAGCCGGTGGTATTAAGTATTGAAGGAGAAGTAGTAGACGCCGCTACTACCAAATCATCTAAATAA